The nucleotide sequence AGATTCGCCCTAGAGTTACCTGAGTCCCGCAACTTAGGGGCAAATAACACCCGTAGACATCGTGGAATAGTCCTTTTCGATTGGACGGTCCGGTGTCAACTAGAAGAACCGCGTCACGCCTTCTTCGAGGACGACCACTTTGTCTTTCACGCCGGCGTGTTCGGCTTCCTGCGCCAGCAATTCCAATGGCTCGTCCACCGGTTCGTGGGACAGCCGGAAGGTTCCATAGTGCATAGGAACCATCCAGCGGGACTTCAGGTCGAGGAAGGCCCGCATGGCGTCCGCCGGGTCGGTGTGGACATTGCGAAATTGTTCAGGGTTATAGGCGCCGATCGGAAGCAATGCCAACTCCGGAGCGAGGCGCTGCCCAATTTCGCGAAAACCTGAGAAGTAGGCTGTATCGCCAGCGTGATAGACGGAATGCTTGCCGTCGCGAAGAACGTACCCGCCATAGCCACGATGCGAGTCCTTAATGATGCGCGCTCCCCAATGGCGCGATGGCACGTGCGTGATATCGAGTCCGCGGTGGCGGTAGGTATTCCACCACTCCAGTTCTACAATGTCCTCGAACCCGAGATCCGAGACGAGATCGAACACGTGGTGCGGAATGACCAGAGTGGGGGATTTTCCGCGTTGCTGCCGAGTCTGCCGCGCAATCGTCCGCAGGGAATGCCGGTGCAAATGATCGAAATGCGCGTGCGTGACAAGTATTACGTCGACCGGAGGCAGGTCGCGCATGTGCAATCCAGGTTTCCGGATACGTTTTAGCAAGAACAGCCAGCGCGCGAAGTTTGGATCAATGACGACGCTCTGTCCGCCGATCTGCAGAAAAAAGCTGGAGTGTCCTATAAACGTAAGTCCCAGTTCACCATTGGTTGCGAGCTGCGGGATGTGAGTCTGTCCGGAGCGCGGCGTGACCGCGGAGTGGCGCACGAGTCGCGTAAACTCGCTGGCTCGTTTGCGCAGTGCGGGATTGTTGAGTGACGCCTTTAACATTCTCTTGTGTTCACGCTGTACAAAGTACGACTTCCTGCCAACCGCATCGATTGCATCTCCTTATGAGATGCCGCGTTTCGAGCCTCGATGCTACTTCTTCTTCGGGACTGATGATTTCAGTGTAGAACAACCGGATTGTCTTGACCGTAACTTTCCTGGTCATATCTAATTCGAATGTTCATCAGGAGAAAAGTGGAATGCGCGTTGCCTTTTTGGGAATGGGAATCATGGGACGGCCGATGGCCGCGAACCTTGTCAAAGCAGGACACGAAGTCAGCATCTGGAACCGGAGCGCCAACCCGGAGAAAGACATTGCTGGTGCCCGAACCGCGTCGACTCCGTCGGATGCTGCGCGTGGTGCGGAAGTCGTGTGGATGTGCGTGTCGGATACGAAGGCGGTGGAAAATGTGCTGTTCGGCCCGAGCGGCGTAGAAGAGTCGCTTGCCGAAGGAATGATCATCGCGGACTCGAGCACGATATCTCCATCGGCCACGCTGCGTTTTGCCGAGCGCGTGAAGAGACGCGGTGTTCACTACGTCGATGCTCCTGTGACCGGTTCGAAAATTGCCGCGGAAGGCGGCGCCCTGATCTTCATGGCCGGAGGGGAAGAGTCTGTCCTAGCAACCCTCGCCCCGCTATTTCAATCGATGGGAAAACAGGTATTCCCGATGGGCGACACTGGAAAAGGCCAAGCCACCAAACTCGCGATGAACCTCCAGATTGCGCTGATCTATGAAGGATTCGCTGAAGCCCTCACACTCGCGACCAAGCTGGGCGTTGACATCGCCCGCCTGCTGCCGCTGATTCAAGCCTCCATGATTCGATCCGGCGTCGTCGACTACAAGGCGCCCTTCATCATGAAGCGCGATTTCTCTCCGAACTTCCCTTTGCGCCTCATGCTGAAAGACATTCACCTCACGCTCGATGCCGCCAAAGAAGCGCGGGTTCGTTTGCCGGGACTGGAAGCCGTCGAAGAGGTTTACGATCTCGCTGCCGAGGAGGGTCATCAGGATCTCGACTACGCCGCGACCTTAACGTTGCTGGAAAAATGGGCGGGCGTGGAAGTCAAGGCTGGTGTCTAAGAAGGAAAAGGATTGGGCTTTCAAGCGCTGGAAGTTGGCGCTATAGGCAAGTGCACTTCAGCGTAACGACCGGGTACGGTTTGTCGATTTCACCCACCGCTGGAGTGGCTTTCGAGTTCTGACTTACTGCTTCGCGAACGCCCGGATGTAGTGCACCAGATTCCAGATGTCATCATCTTTGGCGCGGTCGCCTTCAAGCGGCATGTCGCCTTTGCCTTTGCGGATGATGTAGAAGAGCTCTCCGTCGGTGCGATCTTTCATGGCGTCCGGCTTGGTGAAGTCGGTGACGTTCTTGATGTCCGCGGCCATGTCGCCTTTGGCATCGCCTTTTTCACCGTGGCACATCGCGCAATCCAATGCATACATCTTTTTGGCTTTTGCCGTGCCCTCGGGGCTTGCTTTGACCGGGTTCTCTTTCTGGGCCGCTTCGGGCGGAATCTTGTACTCGGCGGGTGTTTTGGGAGTAGTCGGGGCTTGCTGCGTCTGCACGACGACAGCGAAGACCAAGAGGACGAAGCTGATCAGAATACTTCTTTTCAACACGACAACCTCCTTACCAGAAGCTCGGTTGAAAAACGCTACAACGGCATTCTACATGTCCCAAACCAGCTGAGAAGTGACAGCCATCACATGTGATGCCTTCTCTGGCCGTGAGCCGCTTTGCGGCGCCAGATTACAGCCCACGGCGCAAGCCGTGGGTCAGCATCGGGGCATCAAGCAGCCCGGCAGGGGCGAAAGAAAGGGCCAACGTAAGCAAAGAGATCGGTACGGATTTCGTCGGTGATGAGAGGACGACGGGCCTTCGTGCTGAAGATGTCGTGGACCACAACATTGCCGGCAGTGTGTGCCAAGTTTCTTGCGCCCCGTTGGGCTCTTCATATCTCTGCTATCGACCCCACGGCTAGCGCCGTGGGCTGTAATCTTGCGCCGCTTTGCGGCTTCAGCCTGATGCGCCCTTGCGCGATCTCGTCCGACGCACTGGCTGTGGTGGGCGGTGCCGCCCGTGCATTGCTGGTGTCACTAACAGACCCTAAGAGAATCGTTTCAAAGTGGATGTGATTTGGGATAGGGCGCTTTGTGACAAACCTGAAACCACTCTTCCGATGTGATCTGTCGATGCCATCTGTAATTTTCCAGGTTGGCGGATACCAGTCCAATTCGTGAAGATTACGCTGGTAACTCCTTTGTCCTGCCGGGATTACACAAGTATTACAGTGCTTCCGGGCTTCCCCTGCTATGTTCCTAGCAGTGAATCTTAGTGGGGAGCAGCCAGCATGAATTCAAGTCCTGAAGTTGGTGTGGGCGTTGATATGGATAGAGAACACCAGAGCGAGGCGGGTATTAATTGGGGTACCGCAATCGCAATGGCATTTTTCCACGTAGGCGCGATCGCCGCTTTGTTCTTTTTCACTTGGAAGGCGCTCTTCGTCGCGATGTTCCTGTGGTGGATTTCCGGGAGCCTCGGCATTGGGATGAGCTATCACCGGCTGTTGACCCATCGGGGATACAAGACTCCGAAGTGGGTGGAATATTTTCTGACCTGGTGCGCGACGCTGGCGCTCGAAGGTGGACCGATTTTCTGGGTTGCGACCCATCGCATTCATCACCAATTTTCTGACGAGCACGGCGATCCGC is from Acidobacteriota bacterium and encodes:
- a CDS encoding MBL fold metallo-hydrolase — translated: MLKASLNNPALRKRASEFTRLVRHSAVTPRSGQTHIPQLATNGELGLTFIGHSSFFLQIGGQSVVIDPNFARWLFLLKRIRKPGLHMRDLPPVDVILVTHAHFDHLHRHSLRTIARQTRQQRGKSPTLVIPHHVFDLVSDLGFEDIVELEWWNTYRHRGLDITHVPSRHWGARIIKDSHRGYGGYVLRDGKHSVYHAGDTAYFSGFREIGQRLAPELALLPIGAYNPEQFRNVHTDPADAMRAFLDLKSRWMVPMHYGTFRLSHEPVDEPLELLAQEAEHAGVKDKVVVLEEGVTRFF
- a CDS encoding NAD(P)-dependent oxidoreductase → MRVAFLGMGIMGRPMAANLVKAGHEVSIWNRSANPEKDIAGARTASTPSDAARGAEVVWMCVSDTKAVENVLFGPSGVEESLAEGMIIADSSTISPSATLRFAERVKRRGVHYVDAPVTGSKIAAEGGALIFMAGGEESVLATLAPLFQSMGKQVFPMGDTGKGQATKLAMNLQIALIYEGFAEALTLATKLGVDIARLLPLIQASMIRSGVVDYKAPFIMKRDFSPNFPLRLMLKDIHLTLDAAKEARVRLPGLEAVEEVYDLAAEEGHQDLDYAATLTLLEKWAGVEVKAGV
- a CDS encoding c-type cytochrome encodes the protein MLKRSILISFVLLVFAVVVQTQQAPTTPKTPAEYKIPPEAAQKENPVKASPEGTAKAKKMYALDCAMCHGEKGDAKGDMAADIKNVTDFTKPDAMKDRTDGELFYIIRKGKGDMPLEGDRAKDDDIWNLVHYIRAFAKQ